The proteins below are encoded in one region of Bremerella sp. P1:
- a CDS encoding sugar phosphate isomerase/epimerase family protein, translating to MVLSRRQFLAAASAAIAATAIPVRSSWAKYDPDRFPGFKVGLQSYSLRGFDVDKAINTAGELGCAHLEFYGGHFSPGSSADDIAAMKKKMADHGMVMLGHGVHGFSKDHAKNEALFKFAKAAGIKNLSADPSPDAFESLNKLVDKYDVRIAIHNHGPSHRYNTALDVLNAVKDHDPRIGACADLGHYIRSGEDPVEVIRLLKGRLFGIHLKDFAEQKERTKGVILGEGHLDVVGVFRALKQVDFPADGCLSLEYEENPKDPTEDIRQCLAIASEACKAAAS from the coding sequence ATGGTGCTCTCTCGTCGTCAATTCCTGGCCGCGGCCTCGGCAGCAATTGCCGCGACCGCAATTCCTGTCCGCAGTAGCTGGGCCAAGTACGATCCCGATCGCTTCCCGGGATTTAAGGTTGGTCTGCAGAGCTATTCCCTGCGTGGATTCGACGTCGACAAAGCCATCAACACCGCTGGCGAACTCGGTTGTGCTCACCTCGAATTTTACGGCGGTCACTTCTCGCCAGGTTCTTCGGCTGACGACATCGCGGCCATGAAGAAGAAGATGGCCGACCACGGCATGGTGATGCTGGGCCATGGCGTCCACGGTTTCAGTAAGGACCACGCCAAGAACGAAGCCCTCTTCAAGTTCGCCAAAGCAGCCGGCATCAAGAATCTTTCGGCCGACCCATCGCCCGACGCGTTCGAGAGTCTGAACAAGCTGGTCGACAAGTACGACGTTCGCATCGCCATTCATAACCATGGTCCTTCGCATCGCTACAACACGGCCCTCGACGTGCTCAATGCGGTCAAAGATCACGATCCTCGCATCGGTGCCTGTGCCGACCTGGGACACTACATTCGCAGTGGTGAAGATCCCGTGGAAGTGATTCGCCTGTTGAAGGGCCGCTTGTTCGGTATCCACCTGAAGGACTTCGCCGAACAGAAAGAACGCACCAAGGGCGTCATTCTGGGCGAAGGCCACCTCGACGTGGTTGGTGTCTTCCGTGCTCTGAAGCAGGTCGACTTCCCAGCCGATGGTTGCCTGTCGCTGGAATACGAAGAGAATCCTAAGGATCCCACCGAAGACATTCGCCAATGCCTGGCGATCGCTTCCGAGGCCTGCAAGGCAGCCGCTTCGTAA
- a CDS encoding sulfatase → MPATRFPSLVFSLLLVFPFLCQMVQAEKPNVLFIISDDLGSQSLGCYGNQQCHSPSIDALASQGMKFERTFTQYPVCGPSRASLMSGMYAQAIGVTSNGASDKFTGNLGDRPSMSQHFKDNGYYTARVSKIYHMRVPGDITAGVDGPDHAASWTERFNCKAPEQWSEGEHTHLTKERLKPDPKRQIHYGLGYGGAFYVVKTPGDGAEQADMKASAKAIEILEARAKDKQPFFLAVGLVRPHVPLVAPASFFEDYPAEKMNLPKQLEGDWDDIPKAGIVKNSRGSGLDTQLKKQKVLEAYYASVTFMDAQVGKMVAALDRLGLDKNTIVVFTADHGYHLGEHEFWQKMSLHEESTRIPLIVRVPGKDATATTALSQQIDIYPTLAQLCGLSIPEHIQGKSLASTWSDPQAMIHDEVYTLRNRNDHLLRTDRWALIRYGNDSVELYDMQNDPQQFHNLAQDPQHAAALAELQSRLDKKLESIQ, encoded by the coding sequence ATGCCTGCGACTCGCTTTCCATCGCTCGTCTTCAGTTTGCTGCTGGTTTTCCCGTTTCTTTGCCAGATGGTGCAAGCTGAAAAGCCCAACGTGTTGTTCATCATTTCCGATGACCTCGGCAGTCAGTCGCTGGGTTGTTACGGCAATCAGCAGTGCCATTCGCCCAGTATCGATGCGTTAGCCTCGCAGGGAATGAAGTTCGAGCGGACCTTCACGCAGTATCCGGTCTGCGGGCCATCGCGGGCCTCGCTGATGTCGGGCATGTACGCCCAGGCGATCGGGGTGACCTCGAATGGTGCTTCGGACAAGTTCACAGGCAACCTGGGTGACCGGCCTTCGATGTCTCAGCACTTCAAAGACAACGGCTACTACACGGCCCGCGTGAGCAAGATCTATCACATGCGTGTGCCCGGTGACATTACGGCTGGCGTCGATGGTCCCGATCATGCCGCGTCGTGGACCGAGCGATTCAACTGCAAGGCACCAGAACAGTGGAGCGAAGGCGAGCACACGCACCTGACCAAAGAACGTTTGAAGCCAGATCCAAAACGCCAGATTCATTATGGATTGGGTTACGGGGGTGCTTTCTACGTCGTGAAGACTCCTGGTGATGGTGCCGAACAGGCCGACATGAAGGCCTCGGCCAAGGCGATCGAAATCCTGGAAGCCAGGGCCAAGGACAAGCAGCCATTCTTCCTGGCGGTTGGCCTGGTGCGTCCGCACGTTCCGCTGGTTGCCCCGGCTTCTTTCTTCGAAGACTACCCTGCCGAAAAGATGAACTTGCCGAAGCAACTGGAAGGGGACTGGGACGACATCCCCAAGGCCGGCATTGTGAAGAACAGCCGCGGCAGTGGTCTTGATACGCAGCTCAAGAAGCAGAAGGTGCTCGAAGCGTACTACGCATCGGTTACGTTCATGGATGCCCAGGTTGGCAAAATGGTTGCCGCACTCGATCGATTGGGTTTGGATAAGAATACGATCGTCGTATTCACCGCCGACCATGGCTATCATCTCGGTGAGCATGAGTTCTGGCAGAAGATGAGCCTGCACGAAGAGTCGACACGCATTCCGCTGATCGTGCGTGTGCCTGGGAAGGACGCGACGGCGACAACGGCACTCAGTCAGCAGATCGATATCTATCCAACGCTCGCCCAGTTGTGTGGACTGAGCATTCCCGAGCATATCCAAGGGAAGAGTTTGGCATCGACGTGGAGCGATCCGCAGGCGATGATTCACGACGAGGTGTACACGCTGCGTAACCGCAACGATCACTTGCTGAGAACGGATCGCTGGGCGCTGATTCGCTATGGCAACGACAGCGTTGAACTATACGACATGCAGAACGATCCGCAGCAGTTTCATAACCTGGCCCAAGATCCACAGCACGCTGCTGCCTTGGCCGAACTGCAATCGCGCCTAGATAAGAAGCTCGAATCAATCCAATAG
- a CDS encoding CRTAC1 family protein — MKTCITIGMLSLLLTGLATSFTLGQDLPFTFRDVGSESGLLPAAAGIRGHAAAWGDVDNNGYPDLFIGTFHDSGSKAGMLLRNDQGKFTLDPQQAVQTSGSGSGALMADFTNDGNLDLFVANCVNRKEGVRANPSRLFRNDGDGKFTDVSEQSGTCPPGYAGRGAAALDYDGDGLLDLLTCEQYYSSDVERGPVLYRNLGDMRFEDVSKQAGLPVGLGGLGVAVADLNGDTIPDIFLTHGQGEHRLLLGSKEGVFREAPGAREVFRWTLDNPEDAPAGVAIGDINRDQLPDIVIGHHFSSPWKSPAPVRLYLNQGVTDGVPRFEEITAAAGLEPLQMKAPHVEIQDFDNDGWPDIYVSIVKFKGDQPCPIIYRNLGQQDGVPKFEVTGWDVNDFPTKEDLAVKRTGAFFDKLIADHQIIYMAPGPTSDFDRDGKLDMFLPNWWIESPSLLLKNETPGGNWLQVTVQGSDPINRMGIGTRVNVYPAGKLGQNEHLIGSREIAIGYGYCSGQEAVVHFGLGDIEKVDLEFIHPHDSGRTTGTELTVNRRVDMKMP; from the coding sequence ATGAAAACCTGCATCACCATTGGCATGTTATCGCTGCTGCTGACCGGCCTGGCGACGTCCTTCACGCTCGGGCAAGACTTGCCATTCACATTCCGTGACGTGGGCAGCGAGTCAGGCCTACTGCCGGCCGCCGCTGGTATCCGAGGGCATGCCGCGGCCTGGGGCGATGTCGACAACAACGGCTATCCCGATTTATTCATTGGCACCTTCCACGACTCCGGCTCGAAGGCCGGCATGCTGCTGAGAAACGATCAAGGGAAGTTCACGTTAGACCCGCAGCAAGCCGTGCAAACATCCGGCAGCGGTAGTGGTGCGCTGATGGCCGATTTCACCAACGATGGCAATCTTGACCTGTTCGTCGCCAACTGCGTGAATCGCAAGGAAGGGGTCCGCGCTAATCCGAGTCGTTTGTTTCGCAACGATGGCGACGGCAAGTTCACCGATGTCTCGGAGCAAAGCGGCACGTGCCCCCCAGGCTACGCCGGGCGAGGTGCCGCGGCCCTCGATTACGACGGGGATGGACTGCTCGACCTGTTGACCTGCGAGCAGTACTACTCGTCGGACGTCGAACGCGGCCCGGTTCTCTATCGCAACCTGGGCGATATGCGGTTCGAAGACGTCTCGAAGCAAGCCGGCCTGCCGGTTGGACTCGGCGGACTGGGCGTGGCCGTAGCCGATTTGAACGGCGACACCATTCCCGATATTTTCCTGACGCACGGCCAAGGCGAACATCGCTTGCTGTTGGGATCGAAAGAAGGGGTCTTTCGCGAAGCACCCGGTGCTCGGGAAGTCTTTCGCTGGACGCTGGACAATCCGGAAGATGCCCCGGCGGGCGTGGCGATCGGCGACATTAACCGCGACCAACTGCCTGATATCGTCATCGGTCATCACTTCAGCTCGCCATGGAAGTCACCGGCACCGGTTCGTCTGTACCTGAACCAAGGGGTCACCGACGGCGTGCCTAGGTTCGAGGAGATCACCGCCGCCGCAGGCCTCGAGCCACTGCAGATGAAAGCCCCGCACGTCGAGATCCAAGACTTCGACAACGATGGCTGGCCGGACATCTACGTTAGTATCGTCAAATTCAAAGGGGACCAGCCCTGCCCCATCATCTATCGAAACCTGGGCCAGCAGGATGGCGTTCCCAAGTTTGAAGTGACCGGCTGGGACGTGAATGACTTCCCTACGAAGGAAGACCTGGCCGTCAAACGAACCGGAGCGTTCTTCGACAAGCTGATCGCTGATCATCAGATCATCTACATGGCCCCCGGCCCGACCAGCGACTTCGACCGCGACGGCAAGCTCGATATGTTTCTGCCCAACTGGTGGATCGAGTCGCCATCGCTACTGCTGAAGAACGAAACGCCCGGCGGCAACTGGCTGCAGGTCACGGTGCAAGGAAGCGACCCAATCAATCGCATGGGCATCGGCACGCGTGTGAACGTTTACCCTGCCGGCAAGCTGGGACAGAACGAACACCTGATCGGCTCGCGCGAGATCGCCATCGGCTACGGCTACTGCTCCGGCCAGGAAGCGGTCGTACACTTTGGGCTCGGTGATATCGAGAAAGTTGATCTGGAGTTCATCCATCCACACGATAGCGGACGAACCACTGGCACCGAACTGACGGTAAATCGACGAGTTGACATGAAGATGCCGTAA